A genomic window from Streptomyces broussonetiae includes:
- a CDS encoding roadblock/LC7 domain-containing protein → MSQAAQNLNWLITNFVDNTPGVSHTVVVSADGLLLAMSEGFPRDRADQLAAVASGLTSLTAGASRIFEGGAVNQTVVEMERGFLFIMSVSDGSSLAVLAHPEADIGLIGYEMALLVDRAGTVLTPDLRAELQGSLLN, encoded by the coding sequence ATGAGCCAGGCGGCACAGAACCTGAACTGGTTGATCACCAACTTCGTGGACAACACCCCGGGGGTGTCCCACACGGTGGTGGTCTCCGCCGACGGACTCCTTCTGGCGATGTCCGAAGGCTTCCCCCGCGATCGCGCCGACCAACTCGCGGCCGTCGCCTCCGGTCTGACGTCTCTGACGGCAGGCGCCTCCCGGATCTTCGAGGGAGGCGCTGTGAACCAGACGGTTGTGGAGATGGAGCGGGGATTCCTCTTCATCATGTCCGTATCCGACGGTTCCTCGCTCGCGGTTCTGGCCCACCCGGAAGCGGACATCGGCCTCATCGGGTACGAGATGGCCCTTCTGGTGGACCGCGCGGGCACGGTCCTGACCCCGGATCTCCGTGCGGAGCTTCAGGGGAGCCTTCTCAACTAA
- a CDS encoding GTP-binding protein: MDFASSSGGPSRSTTSAKIVVAGGFGVGKTTFVGAVSEINPLRTEAVMTSASAGIDDLTHTGDKTTTTVAMDFGRITLDQDLILYLFGTPGQDRFWFMWDDLVRGAIGAIVLVDTRRLADCFPAVDYFENSGLPFVIALNGFDGNQPYNPDEVREALQIGPDTPIITTDARHRADAKSALITLVEHALMARLR; the protein is encoded by the coding sequence GTGGACTTCGCAAGCTCTAGCGGCGGTCCTTCCCGCTCCACCACCTCCGCCAAGATCGTGGTGGCGGGCGGCTTCGGCGTGGGCAAGACCACGTTCGTGGGTGCCGTCTCGGAGATCAACCCGCTGCGCACCGAGGCCGTCATGACGTCCGCCAGCGCGGGCATCGACGACCTCACCCACACCGGAGACAAGACCACCACCACGGTGGCCATGGACTTCGGCCGCATCACCCTGGACCAGGACCTGATCCTGTACCTCTTCGGTACGCCCGGTCAGGACCGCTTCTGGTTCATGTGGGACGACCTGGTACGCGGTGCCATCGGCGCGATCGTCCTGGTGGACACCCGGCGCCTGGCCGACTGCTTCCCGGCCGTCGACTACTTCGAGAACAGCGGCCTGCCCTTCGTCATCGCCCTCAACGGCTTCGACGGCAACCAGCCGTACAACCCGGACGAGGTGCGCGAGGCGCTCCAGATCGGCCCCGACACCCCGATCATCACGACGGACGCCCGCCACCGCGCGGACGCCAAGTCGGCGCTGATCACGCTGGTGGAGCACGCGCTGATGGCGCGCCTGCGCTAG
- a CDS encoding DUF742 domain-containing protein: MATPPGGSHSGNWSYGPAQGQGDGSANRYNFPSAPSHRQPYAPQGPGPSPYDQPPAPRIQPVQPQRRPEPAPASASNNPLVRPYAMTGGRTRPRYQLAIEALVHTTAAPHQMQGQLPEHQRICNLCREIKSVAEISALLTIPLGVARILVADLAEAGLVAIHQPGGDENAGGQPDVTLLERVLSGLRKL; the protein is encoded by the coding sequence GTGGCAACACCCCCAGGCGGTTCGCATTCGGGAAACTGGTCGTACGGCCCTGCCCAGGGCCAGGGCGACGGTTCGGCGAACCGGTACAACTTCCCCTCCGCCCCGAGCCACCGGCAGCCGTACGCACCGCAGGGCCCCGGTCCCTCGCCGTACGACCAGCCGCCGGCGCCGCGCATCCAGCCGGTGCAACCGCAGCGTCGCCCCGAGCCCGCGCCCGCGTCCGCATCGAACAACCCCTTGGTGCGTCCGTACGCCATGACCGGCGGCCGGACCCGCCCGCGCTACCAGCTCGCCATCGAGGCACTGGTGCACACCACCGCCGCTCCGCACCAGATGCAGGGCCAGCTGCCCGAACATCAGCGGATCTGCAACCTGTGCCGGGAGATCAAGTCGGTCGCCGAGATCTCGGCGCTGCTGACGATCCCCCTCGGCGTGGCCAGGATTCTCGTCGCCGACTTGGCGGAGGCGGGCCTGGTCGCCATCCATCAGCCCGGCGGCGACGAGAACGCCGGTGGCCAGCCAGACGTGACACTGCTCGAAAGGGTGCTCAGTGGACTTCGCAAGCTCTAG
- a CDS encoding sensor histidine kinase translates to MQGRFKRDGSASAEPEPHDGTGPMKGSSSPQHAQNPGSASSGDGGERGGRPGLSGPASSPTASAAGGTNTPTPAVKPVKGPSGPGSRMALRNWRISTRLVSLLALPVVAATSLGALRIDQNITDIQQLDNMKLLTDMTKQATELAAALQEERDQSAGPLAHGLKATDYTVKGYQEKTDRARENFLDASEQIDAASKDGNLQGVRDALVGLANQLDDLAKIRRSAYQAQGNSTQTIESYHRLITQLISLSQDMAEASSNPEMISRTRALAAFSTAKEYASVQRATIAAALPATTSSKGDLSDNDRLYGESAYESENSELAIFRKIYASQNAEELLKPIDEGNPTIEAADTYAKRAFESSTGMQQLPARSYRDWVDDSSTKIEQMKKIEHTLLEEMEQKARELKSATQQDAIISGALILLVLGVSLVGAFVVARSMIRSLRRLQETATKVAQDRLPELVKQLSESDPQDVDTSVESVGVHSRDEIGQVAAAFDDVHREAVRLAAEQALLRGNVNAMFTNLSRRSQGLIQRQLSLISELESREADPDQLSSLFKLDHLATRMRRNGENLLVLAGEEPGRRWTRPVPLVDVLRAAASEVEQYERIELASVPTTEVAGRVVNDLVHLLAELLENATSFSSPQTKVKVTGHALPDGRVLIEIHDTGIGLSPEDLAAINERLASPPTVDVSVSRRMGLFVVGRLSQRHGIRIQLRPSDSGGTTALVMLPVDVAQGGKKPGPGKPGGPGASGGPAAAQAAAGAAAARRQAGNAGGGAPAGGGLLGAGPAPRGQVGAGQGPRAALPGAGQGGRPGAPGGARGPQGGPAGLGGPQQGRPVPAGSGAGGFGGQTPGAPQGLQAANPAGPQQDAFGGRGPQRPGAPSEQSRQPQLPPRGGPRAELPGGDPQPRTPGWSDSGAPLSRASLDTPRGHDEQDPAHTARMPRVDDRQGPGSTAEMPAIPRFDDHGPSATGEFPRAELNGMGGSPGTGQFPRPDSPQQTGQFQRPEAPQQTGQFQRPDSSQQTGQFQRPDSSQQTGQFQRPEAPQLPGRFDAPDGRDGQQGAGQQFVRSDVFGTPGPERQDDSAQNTGRFAAPQAYDGGFDGGSTGQHALPGRPNPGHTGQFERPQPASRDDFGAPRPPAPQAQPQAQPQRPVHREPEALPPASGPVDGRTPLYDTLETNWFHGGPQESAPAPQQPQAPAPAPQRGVGGNADGSSANNNGSGNGPATGSWRTSPNDELVRQAERVRQPAAGGVTTSGLPRRVPRANLVPGTAQQQQHQAGPQVSRAPDDVRGRLTNLRRGIAQGRQAGSGQTGSYPSPTHQQER, encoded by the coding sequence GTGCAGGGACGTTTCAAGAGGGATGGCAGCGCTTCGGCGGAGCCGGAGCCGCACGACGGGACTGGCCCCATGAAGGGCAGTTCCTCGCCCCAGCACGCCCAGAACCCGGGTTCGGCCTCGTCCGGCGACGGCGGTGAACGCGGCGGGCGCCCCGGCCTGTCCGGACCGGCCTCCTCGCCGACGGCGTCGGCCGCCGGTGGGACCAACACCCCCACACCCGCCGTGAAGCCCGTCAAGGGACCCAGCGGCCCCGGCTCACGCATGGCCCTGCGCAACTGGCGCATCTCCACGCGTCTGGTCTCGCTGCTCGCCCTCCCCGTGGTCGCGGCGACCTCGCTGGGCGCGCTGCGCATCGACCAGAACATCACGGACATCCAGCAGCTCGACAACATGAAGCTGCTGACGGACATGACCAAGCAGGCCACCGAGCTGGCCGCCGCGCTCCAGGAGGAGCGCGACCAGTCCGCCGGTCCGCTGGCCCACGGCCTGAAGGCGACCGACTACACGGTCAAGGGCTACCAGGAGAAGACCGACCGGGCCCGCGAGAACTTCCTCGACGCCTCCGAGCAGATCGACGCGGCGAGCAAGGACGGCAACCTCCAGGGCGTGCGCGACGCGCTCGTCGGCCTCGCCAACCAGCTGGACGACCTGGCCAAGATCCGCCGGTCCGCCTACCAGGCGCAGGGCAACTCGACGCAGACCATCGAGTCGTACCACCGCCTGATCACCCAGCTGATCAGCCTCTCCCAGGACATGGCCGAGGCGTCCAGCAACCCGGAGATGATCTCCCGCACCCGCGCCCTGGCGGCCTTCTCCACCGCCAAGGAGTACGCCTCGGTCCAGCGCGCGACGATCGCCGCCGCGCTGCCCGCGACCACCTCGTCCAAGGGCGACCTCTCCGACAACGACCGCCTCTACGGCGAGTCGGCGTACGAGAGCGAGAACTCCGAGCTGGCGATCTTCCGCAAGATCTACGCCAGCCAGAACGCCGAGGAACTCCTCAAGCCGATCGACGAGGGCAACCCGACGATCGAGGCCGCCGACACCTACGCCAAGCGCGCTTTCGAGTCCTCCACCGGTATGCAGCAGCTGCCGGCGCGGTCCTACCGCGACTGGGTGGACGACAGCTCGACCAAGATCGAGCAGATGAAGAAGATCGAGCACACGCTGCTCGAGGAGATGGAGCAGAAGGCCCGCGAGCTGAAGAGCGCCACCCAGCAGGACGCGATCATCTCCGGTGCGCTGATCCTGCTCGTGCTCGGCGTGTCGCTGGTCGGCGCGTTCGTCGTGGCCCGCTCCATGATCCGCTCGCTGCGCCGGCTCCAGGAGACCGCCACCAAGGTCGCCCAGGACCGTCTGCCCGAGCTGGTCAAGCAGCTGTCCGAGTCCGACCCGCAGGACGTCGACACGTCCGTGGAGTCGGTCGGTGTGCACTCCCGGGACGAGATCGGCCAGGTGGCCGCGGCCTTCGACGACGTGCACCGCGAGGCGGTCCGCCTCGCCGCCGAGCAGGCCCTGCTGCGGGGCAACGTCAACGCGATGTTCACCAACCTCTCGCGCCGCTCCCAGGGCCTCATCCAGCGCCAGCTGTCGCTCATCTCCGAACTGGAGTCCCGCGAGGCCGACCCGGACCAGCTGTCCTCGCTGTTCAAGCTGGACCACCTCGCCACGCGTATGCGCCGTAACGGCGAAAACCTGCTCGTCCTCGCCGGTGAGGAGCCCGGCCGGCGCTGGACCCGTCCGGTCCCGCTGGTCGACGTGCTCCGTGCCGCCGCGTCCGAGGTGGAGCAGTACGAGCGCATCGAGCTGGCCTCGGTGCCCACCACCGAGGTCGCCGGCCGCGTGGTCAACGACCTCGTGCACCTGCTCGCCGAGCTGCTCGAGAACGCCACCTCCTTCTCCTCGCCGCAGACCAAGGTCAAGGTCACCGGTCACGCGCTGCCCGACGGCCGTGTGCTGATCGAGATCCACGACACCGGTATCGGCCTGTCCCCCGAGGACCTCGCGGCGATCAACGAGCGGCTCGCCTCGCCGCCCACCGTGGACGTCTCCGTCTCCCGGCGCATGGGCCTCTTCGTGGTCGGCCGGCTGTCCCAGCGGCACGGCATCCGCATCCAGCTGCGCCCGTCCGACTCCGGTGGTACGACCGCGCTGGTCATGCTGCCCGTGGATGTGGCCCAGGGCGGCAAGAAGCCCGGTCCGGGCAAGCCCGGCGGTCCCGGCGCGAGTGGTGGCCCCGCCGCCGCGCAGGCCGCCGCGGGTGCGGCCGCGGCCCGGCGGCAGGCCGGCAACGCGGGCGGCGGCGCCCCGGCCGGCGGCGGTCTGCTCGGCGCCGGTCCCGCCCCGCGCGGTCAGGTCGGTGCCGGCCAGGGTCCCCGGGCGGCACTGCCCGGCGCCGGCCAGGGCGGCCGTCCCGGTGCGCCGGGCGGTGCGCGTGGCCCCCAGGGCGGTCCCGCTGGTCTCGGCGGTCCGCAGCAGGGCCGGCCGGTGCCCGCGGGTTCCGGTGCGGGCGGCTTCGGCGGTCAGACGCCGGGCGCCCCGCAGGGCCTGCAGGCCGCGAACCCGGCCGGGCCGCAGCAGGACGCCTTCGGCGGCCGTGGCCCGCAGCGCCCCGGTGCCCCCTCCGAGCAGAGCCGTCAGCCCCAGCTTCCGCCGCGCGGCGGTCCGCGGGCCGAGCTGCCCGGCGGCGACCCGCAGCCGCGCACCCCTGGCTGGAGCGACTCCGGGGCACCGCTGTCGCGGGCCTCGCTGGACACCCCGCGCGGCCACGACGAGCAGGACCCGGCGCACACCGCGCGCATGCCGCGCGTCGACGACCGGCAGGGTCCGGGCTCGACCGCGGAGATGCCGGCGATACCCCGGTTCGACGACCACGGTCCGTCCGCCACGGGCGAGTTCCCGCGTGCGGAGCTGAACGGCATGGGCGGCTCCCCGGGCACGGGCCAGTTCCCCCGGCCCGACAGCCCGCAGCAGACCGGCCAGTTCCAGCGACCCGAGGCTCCGCAGCAGACGGGCCAGTTCCAGCGACCCGACAGCTCCCAGCAGACCGGCCAGTTCCAGCGACCCGACAGCTCCCAGCAGACCGGCCAGTTCCAGCGGCCCGAGGCTCCGCAGCTGCCGGGCCGGTTCGACGCTCCCGACGGCCGCGACGGTCAGCAGGGTGCCGGGCAGCAGTTCGTCCGCTCCGACGTCTTCGGCACCCCGGGACCCGAGCGGCAGGACGACAGCGCGCAGAACACCGGACGGTTCGCCGCTCCGCAGGCGTACGACGGCGGCTTCGACGGGGGCTCCACCGGGCAGCACGCCCTGCCCGGGCGGCCGAACCCGGGGCACACCGGCCAGTTCGAGCGTCCGCAGCCGGCCTCCCGGGACGACTTCGGCGCCCCGCGCCCGCCGGCTCCGCAGGCCCAGCCTCAGGCTCAGCCGCAGCGTCCGGTGCACCGTGAGCCGGAGGCCCTGCCGCCGGCCAGCGGCCCGGTCGACGGCCGTACCCCGCTGTACGACACGCTGGAGACCAACTGGTTCCACGGCGGTCCGCAGGAGAGTGCACCCGCGCCGCAGCAGCCGCAGGCACCCGCCCCGGCCCCGCAGCGCGGTGTCGGCGGCAACGCGGACGGCAGCAGCGCCAACAACAACGGCAGCGGCAACGGTCCGGCCACCGGCTCGTGGCGTACCTCGCCGAACGACGAACTCGTCCGCCAGGCCGAGCGCGTGCGGCAGCCCGCCGCCGGTGGTGTCACCACCTCCGGCCTGCCGCGCCGGGTGCCCCGGGCGAACCTCGTCCCGGGTACCGCCCAGCAGCAACAGCACCAAGCCGGTCCGCAGGTCTCGCGTGCGCCTGACGACGTACGCGGGCGGCTGACCAATCTCCGTCGGGGTATCGCTCAGGGCCGTCAGGCCGGCAGCGGCCAGACCGGCAGCTACCCGAGCCCCACTCACCAGCAGGAGCGTTAG
- a CDS encoding nitrate- and nitrite sensing domain-containing protein, translated as MRRSKSGPEPSARGNFTPPPRAAAPTPVTGAEPAAPQAPSGGRFSPRNWRVPTRLNAILLIPVAVGLVMGGFQVKNSIDTWQQARDAESTARLVRASLSYADALYNERDTTTAPLLKGKLATAQDKATITAARAATDKAADTFDQAAQSMPHKSGLERRLKLFREAEPYLQTLRTGAYSTKFPGVQTEEGYVKVAHPLMEFANELGLGTGNITSYGRTVYAISLTKAALSLERSIGMHILVKPGPDAPNLASQRVALSSYAYLEGIAVEEYIGGGTQADADKLDTEKRDIQAQAAAMAQQAKGKDPSYIPPPSDPQKMVTALATLDSTDPAARGLLAQKGVTAENWWAVNTLKFNAYRQIESDMADKAVNEASTIADDAKTSAITTGAVVVVALLLAFILAGAVARQMSRSMRQLRNAAFGIAEQRLPMLVDQLSRTDPGRVDTRVTPIPITTKDEIGEVARAFDQVHREAVRLASEQALLRGNINAIFTNLSRRNQSLIEGQLTLITDLENNEADPDQLENLFRLDHLATRMRRNGENLLVLAGEEPGRRWDQPVPLVDVLRAASSEVEQYERIELSGVPEAEIHGRAVTDLVHLLAELLENATTFSSPQTKVRVTATRLPDGRIMIEIHDKGIGLTAEDFADINHKLANPPTVDAAISQRMGLFVVGRLSDRHGIRVQLRPSGEQAGTTSLVMLPDAITHGGGGEAPLDREEFTVSQIIPEQQFQGESFGQVQPMRTAAELGFDDSQYTEVPDDIRDLDPVGRSLMREERRAALEAQTHGQPQAEPQAEPEAPAAYADPLFDGPHAFQEQPQQPYQERSYEEQQVSYEEPQQAPYEERQHGSYEEQYFAPNGSQPQGDRFSANGGYPDPAYPEPAQAHSYQDDWPQQDGYQNGYPAQYAPETQSPQAADASERNRVGFDRPGPASPAGHGLTDAGLPRRGSTASGPNGSSAANGTARVQQEAPAPAPGNAPAAGGNGDWRSANDERWQQAAQLRKPKAGGVTASGLPRRVPKANLVEGAAESTPQGGPQVSRAPEDVRGRLSNLRRGVQRGRSAGSETNGQGFGPDSTYNQER; from the coding sequence GTGAGGCGAAGCAAGAGCGGTCCCGAGCCGTCGGCGCGGGGCAACTTCACCCCGCCGCCGCGCGCTGCGGCGCCCACCCCCGTTACCGGTGCGGAGCCGGCGGCCCCTCAGGCGCCGAGCGGCGGCCGTTTCTCCCCGCGCAACTGGCGCGTACCGACCAGACTGAACGCGATCCTGCTCATACCCGTGGCGGTCGGTCTCGTCATGGGCGGCTTCCAGGTGAAGAACTCGATCGACACCTGGCAGCAGGCCCGTGACGCCGAGAGCACCGCCCGCCTGGTGCGCGCCTCGCTGTCGTACGCCGATGCCCTGTACAACGAGCGCGACACCACCACGGCTCCGTTGCTCAAGGGCAAGCTCGCCACCGCCCAGGACAAGGCGACCATCACCGCGGCCCGCGCCGCGACCGACAAGGCCGCCGACACCTTCGACCAGGCCGCCCAGAGCATGCCGCACAAGTCGGGCCTGGAGCGCCGGCTGAAGCTGTTCCGTGAGGCCGAGCCCTATCTGCAGACGCTGCGCACCGGTGCGTACTCCACCAAGTTCCCGGGCGTGCAGACCGAGGAGGGCTACGTCAAGGTCGCCCACCCGCTGATGGAGTTCGCCAACGAGCTGGGCCTGGGCACCGGCAACATCACCTCCTACGGCCGTACCGTCTACGCCATCTCGCTCACCAAGGCGGCCCTGTCGCTGGAGCGCTCGATCGGCATGCACATCCTGGTCAAGCCGGGTCCGGACGCTCCCAACCTGGCCAGCCAGCGCGTCGCCCTCTCCTCCTACGCCTACCTGGAGGGCATCGCCGTCGAGGAGTACATCGGCGGTGGCACCCAGGCGGACGCTGACAAGCTGGACACCGAGAAGAGGGACATCCAGGCCCAGGCCGCGGCGATGGCCCAGCAGGCCAAGGGCAAGGACCCGAGTTACATCCCGCCGCCGTCCGACCCGCAGAAGATGGTCACGGCGCTCGCCACGCTCGACTCCACCGACCCCGCCGCGCGTGGGTTGCTCGCCCAGAAGGGCGTCACCGCCGAGAACTGGTGGGCGGTCAACACGCTCAAGTTCAACGCCTACCGCCAGATCGAGTCGGACATGGCCGACAAGGCGGTGAACGAGGCGTCGACCATCGCCGACGACGCCAAGACCTCCGCGATCACCACCGGTGCCGTCGTCGTGGTCGCGCTGCTGCTGGCCTTCATCCTGGCCGGTGCCGTGGCCCGCCAGATGAGCCGCTCGATGCGCCAGCTGCGCAACGCCGCCTTCGGCATCGCCGAGCAGCGGCTGCCGATGCTGGTCGACCAGCTCTCGCGCACCGACCCCGGCCGGGTGGACACCCGGGTGACCCCGATCCCGATCACCACCAAGGACGAGATCGGCGAGGTCGCCCGCGCCTTCGACCAGGTCCACCGCGAGGCGGTCCGGCTCGCCTCCGAGCAGGCCCTGCTGCGGGGCAACATCAACGCGATCTTCACCAACCTGTCGCGCCGCAACCAGTCGCTGATCGAGGGCCAGCTGACCCTGATCACCGACCTGGAGAACAACGAGGCCGACCCGGACCAGCTGGAGAACCTCTTCCGGCTGGACCACCTGGCCACCCGTATGCGCCGCAACGGCGAGAACCTCCTGGTCCTCGCGGGCGAGGAGCCCGGCCGCCGCTGGGACCAGCCGGTCCCGCTGGTCGACGTGCTGCGCGCCGCCTCCTCCGAGGTGGAGCAGTACGAGCGCATCGAGCTGTCCGGCGTCCCGGAGGCCGAGATCCACGGCCGCGCGGTCACCGACCTCGTGCACCTGCTCGCCGAGCTGCTGGAGAACGCGACGACGTTCTCCTCCCCGCAGACCAAGGTTCGCGTCACGGCCACCCGTCTCCCCGACGGTCGGATCATGATCGAGATCCACGACAAGGGCATCGGCCTGACCGCCGAGGACTTCGCGGACATCAACCACAAGCTGGCCAACCCGCCGACGGTGGACGCCGCGATCTCCCAGCGCATGGGCCTGTTCGTGGTCGGCCGGCTGTCCGACCGGCACGGCATCCGGGTCCAGCTGCGCCCCTCGGGCGAGCAGGCCGGTACGACCTCCCTGGTCATGCTGCCGGACGCGATCACGCACGGCGGTGGCGGCGAGGCGCCGCTGGACCGCGAGGAGTTCACCGTCTCGCAGATCATCCCGGAGCAGCAGTTCCAGGGTGAGAGCTTCGGTCAGGTGCAGCCGATGCGCACCGCCGCCGAACTCGGCTTCGACGACAGCCAGTACACGGAGGTCCCCGACGACATCCGCGATCTGGACCCGGTCGGCCGGTCCCTCATGCGTGAGGAGCGCCGCGCCGCCCTGGAGGCCCAGACGCACGGGCAGCCGCAGGCCGAGCCGCAGGCGGAGCCCGAGGCACCCGCCGCCTACGCCGACCCGCTGTTCGACGGCCCGCACGCCTTCCAGGAGCAGCCGCAGCAGCCGTACCAGGAGCGGTCGTACGAGGAGCAGCAGGTCTCGTACGAGGAACCGCAGCAGGCTCCGTACGAGGAGCGGCAGCACGGCTCGTACGAGGAGCAGTACTTCGCGCCGAACGGCTCGCAGCCGCAGGGCGACCGCTTCTCCGCCAACGGCGGTTACCCCGATCCGGCGTACCCGGAGCCGGCCCAGGCGCACTCCTACCAGGACGACTGGCCCCAGCAGGACGGCTACCAGAACGGCTATCCGGCCCAGTACGCTCCGGAAACGCAATCCCCGCAGGCCGCTGACGCGAGTGAGCGGAACCGCGTAGGCTTCGACCGTCCGGGACCGGCCTCTCCCGCCGGCCACGGGCTGACCGACGCCGGGCTGCCCCGCCGCGGTTCCACCGCGAGCGGCCCCAACGGCTCGAGTGCTGCGAACGGCACGGCGCGCGTGCAGCAGGAAGCGCCGGCTCCCGCACCGGGCAACGCTCCGGCGGCGGGTGGCAACGGCGACTGGCGCTCGGCGAACGACGAGCGGTGGCAGCAGGCCGCGCAGCTCCGCAAGCCCAAGGCCGGCGGGGTCACCGCCTCCGGCCTGCCGCGGCGGGTACCCAAGGCCAACCTGGTCGAGGGCGCCGCCGAGAGCACCCCTCAGGGAGGCCCCCAGGTCTCCCGCGCCCCGGAGGACGTCCGGGGCAGGCTGAGCAACCTGCGACGGGGCGTCCAGCGTGGGCGCAGCGCAGGCAGTGAAACGAACGGCCAGGGCTTCGGTCCTGACAGCACCTACAACCAGGAGCGTTAG
- a CDS encoding acyl-CoA carboxylase subunit epsilon, translating into MSTPDIRVEKGHAEPEEVAAITAVLMARAAARTATDGPTHRRRARAGWRRLEREGGFRAPHSWH; encoded by the coding sequence ATGAGCACTCCTGACATCCGCGTCGAGAAGGGCCACGCCGAGCCCGAGGAGGTCGCCGCCATCACGGCCGTCCTCATGGCCCGCGCGGCCGCCCGGACGGCGACCGACGGCCCGACCCACCGACGCCGCGCCAGGGCCGGCTGGCGCCGCCTGGAGCGCGAGGGCGGCTTCCGGGCACCGCACAGCTGGCACTGA
- a CDS encoding roadblock/LC7 domain-containing protein — MSQAAQNLNWLITNFVDNTPGVSHTVVVSADGLLLAMSEGFPRDRADQLAAVASGLTSLTAGASRIFEGGTVAQTVVEMERGFLFLMSISDGSSLAVLAHPECDIGLVGYEMALLVDRAGAVLTPDLRAELQGSLLH; from the coding sequence ATGAGCCAGGCGGCACAGAACCTGAACTGGTTGATCACCAACTTCGTGGACAACACCCCGGGGGTGTCGCACACGGTGGTGGTCTCCGCCGACGGCCTTCTGCTGGCGATGTCCGAAGGTTTCCCGCGGGACCGCGCCGACCAGCTGGCGGCCGTCGCGTCCGGACTGACCTCCCTCACGGCCGGGGCGTCCCGGATCTTCGAGGGCGGCACCGTGGCGCAGACGGTCGTCGAGATGGAGCGCGGGTTTCTCTTCCTGATGTCCATTTCGGACGGGTCGTCCCTCGCGGTCCTGGCCCACCCCGAATGCGACATCGGTCTCGTCGGCTACGAGATGGCACTGCTCGTCGACCGCGCAGGGGCGGTCCTCACCCCGGACCTGCGCGCCGAACTCCAAGGCAGTCTGCTTCACTGA
- a CDS encoding DUF742 domain-containing protein, which yields MTPPTAHHDPYAEPYGDEGDQPLVRPYAMTGGRTRPRYQLAIEALISTTADPAALMGLLPEHQRICHLCREVKSVAEVSALLAMPLGVARILVADLAEAGLVAIHQPGGDENNGGAPDVTLLERVLSGLRKL from the coding sequence ATGACCCCGCCCACCGCCCATCACGATCCGTACGCGGAACCGTACGGGGACGAGGGCGACCAGCCGCTGGTCCGTCCGTACGCGATGACCGGCGGCCGGACGCGGCCGCGCTACCAGCTCGCCATCGAGGCGCTGATCAGCACCACGGCCGACCCGGCAGCGCTCATGGGGCTGCTCCCGGAGCACCAGCGCATCTGCCACCTGTGCCGTGAGGTCAAGTCGGTCGCGGAGGTCTCCGCGTTGCTGGCCATGCCGCTCGGTGTGGCCCGGATCCTGGTCGCCGACCTCGCCGAGGCCGGCCTGGTCGCCATTCACCAGCCAGGTGGCGACGAGAACAACGGCGGCGCTCCGGATGTGACGCTGCTCGAAAGGGTGCTCAGTGGACTTCGCAAGCTCTGA
- a CDS encoding GTP-binding protein — protein sequence MDFASSDAGRATTSAKIVVAGGFGVGKTTFVGAVSEINPLRTEAVMTSASAGIDDLTHTGDKTTTTVAMDFGRITLDQDLILYLFGTPGQDRFWFMWDDLVRGAIGAIVLVDTRRLADCFPAVDYFENSGLPFVIALNGFDGQQPYNPDEVREALQIGPDAPIITTDARHRADAKSALITLVEHALMARLR from the coding sequence GTGGACTTCGCAAGCTCTGACGCGGGCCGGGCCACCACCTCCGCGAAGATCGTGGTGGCGGGCGGCTTCGGCGTGGGCAAGACCACGTTCGTCGGCGCCGTCTCGGAGATCAACCCGCTGCGCACCGAGGCCGTCATGACGTCCGCCAGCGCCGGCATCGACGACCTCACCCACACCGGAGACAAGACCACCACCACGGTGGCCATGGACTTCGGCCGCATCACCCTGGACCAGGACCTGATCCTGTACCTCTTCGGTACGCCCGGTCAGGACCGCTTCTGGTTCATGTGGGACGACCTGGTACGCGGTGCCATCGGCGCGATCGTCCTGGTGGACACCCGGCGCCTGGCCGACTGCTTCCCGGCCGTCGACTACTTCGAGAACAGCGGCCTGCCCTTCGTCATCGCCCTCAACGGCTTCGACGGCCAGCAGCCCTACAACCCGGACGAGGTGCGCGAGGCGCTCCAGATCGGGCCGGACGCCCCGATCATCACGACGGACGCCCGCCACCGCGCCGATGCCAAGAGTGCGCTGATCACGCTGGTCGAACACGCCCTGATGGCGCGCTTGCGGTAG